Proteins encoded together in one Amblyomma americanum isolate KBUSLIRL-KWMA chromosome 1, ASM5285725v1, whole genome shotgun sequence window:
- the LOC144114774 gene encoding uncharacterized protein LOC144114774 — translation MASGQYIGEEMGLLELSGKLLTTHRGDSDSDNAPEQWSVDKDDAEGLHRPLEDPEAAEEENPGGVLVGSGLEPLGNGASSEAVNIAHSGPTETCPEPPKCAGLMGLLALCVGASLGFVAVLIAFSAYVYQTRFSAKYSPAYP, via the coding sequence ATGGCCAGCGGACAATACATCGGCGAGGAAATGGGTTTGCTTGAGCTGTCGGGCAAGCTTCTCACGACCCATCGAGGAGACAGCGACAGCGACAACGCTCCCGAGCAATGGTCGGTGGACAAAGACGATGCGGAAGGGCTCCACCGACCTTTGGAAGATCCTGAAGCCGCCGAGGAGGAGAACCCTGGTGGCGTCCTGGTCGGCTCCGGCCTAGAGCCACTCGGCAATGGTGCTAGCAGCGAGGCAGTGAACATCGCGCACTCAGGCCCCACGGAGACCTGCCCTGAACCCCCGAAGTGTGCTGGACTGATGGGACTGTTGGCGTTATGTGTAGGGGCGTCACTCGGCTTCGTGGCGGTGCTGATTGCGTTCTCGGCCTACGTGTACCAAACGAGATTCAGCGCCAAATATTCACCAGCATACCCGTGA